In the Doryrhamphus excisus isolate RoL2022-K1 chromosome 2, RoL_Dexc_1.0, whole genome shotgun sequence genome, agttacaatgttacttgcgtaaagtcaaaatattaaaccaaaaaaaagtcagattcTAACtaaaagaaaagtcataattttatgatagCTATCTcctaatattaggaggaaaaattgTGTCACTTTAAGATCATGAAATTGGaaattttctaaatatgttcttttttttaagttataaaatgatggaaaaacaaatcataaagCTGTCATTattggaaaatttgctttggaaAATACTATTTTGGGAATAcctaaagtcaaactattatgggaataaactcataatattacaaaaaggacatttacaaagattatttcggaagaatgttgacatatttggaaaatgatggagttttcttttaaacagtaaaacttgaaaaaaatgctttcattttaagaaaataaagtcaacatatttttGAGAAAAGTCTGATTGACGAGGAAAAAAGTTgctattttacaagaataaatacaaataacattttagcagcatgtagttgaaatattacattaaaaatatgtatattttagggGGAAATTTGgttgagaaaaatatatttttaagaatactctaaagtcaaactattatgggaataatgtaatAGTatcacaaaaagaaaatttacaaacattatttaagaagaatgtCGAacgatttgtttttttaacagtaaCAATGGGATAAAACagcattaattttacaagaataaagacaaaatattcagaaaaaagTCAGATTCTAATGAGAggacaattttacaagaataaattcataatatgaggaccaaaaaaatattttcagtggcatgaagatgaaatattaaataataaacatttaaaaataaaaccataacatgAGAAACAAgcgaaacaaaataaaaacatacctttggtaaaaaaaacaatattttgtgaATACcgtaaagtcattatattatgtattttttttctttcattttgtttgttttgtggcCCTCCGTAGAAAACATATATCAATTACTAGTGGAGGAGGATACACATACAATTTACAACACTTTGctaagtatatgtatatatagtaccACTGCAGTAACTTTAAACGAGGAAAGCCTTATTTAAGTATAAAACTACACGTTTCAACGGTCATCTCTTGATTAAAAAGAACAATTGTCAGTAAGGAAGCGGCCAGCTGGATTAGGGTGTTGTTagcagttagcttgctagcaaaACAAACCGGCTTCGTTGACGTTGATGACGTCCACCGACACCATGTCTGGCTTGTCCAGCGGGCCGACCTTCCTCTCCGTCACCCCGGAAGGCACCACGTCCGGCTTTGGTCCCAACTTTCTGGGGTAAAAGTCCCCGACATTGTGGTACGACAGAGCCGCGGACGTGGACATCATCGAGTCCATGGCGAGCACTTccgcttctttttcttcttctactgtttattggcggttggcaagcagctttaaGGTGTGCATTACTACCACCTTCTGAATGGGAATTTGGAACAGATTCTGACCTCAGTTATCCGTTGTTTATCTTAGAAaggggaaatatatatatatatatatatatatatatatatatatatatatatatatatatatatatatatatatatatatatatatatatatatatatatatatatatatatatatatatatatatatatatatatatatatatatatatatatatatatatatatatatatatatatatatatatatatatatatatatatatatatatatatatctgtaaaGAACATGTTCCGagtgtaaaatattagcaacatTGAATCCAGTGGCGATTGCTTTAAGACTAAAAGTGGTCAAATACGTACTGTTTACATTTCATTaatgttgtgtttacatttcattaaCTAAATGATCTGTTTGAGGCGGAATccctttttgattgacagtgaaaTGAGCGAATCGGCGATCTTCAAGTATAAACCTCCATCGGAGTTTTTCATTCCGCGCTGTTCTGAACTAGAATTACATATATACGTTcataattatacaattatagAATAATACTTGCATTTACATATATGTAAATTCTAATATCATTCTATAattctataaaaataaaaacatattttaataaaataaaataaaataaaataaaataaaatagaataaaataaaataaaataaaataaaataaaataaaataaaataaaataaaataaaataaaataaaataaaataaaataaaataaaataaggatccttaatttatttttgtttttgctttgtatTTGTTATAAGTCAAGAGGCGTTTAGTAGTACCTGttgtagtcagtgacaacaGTATTATAGgtataaactataaaaaacacaaagtggtTGCTTTTAACCTTCAACCAAGTTTTCAATCGTGTGATAGTTTTAATGTTTTGGCCTATTTTGTAATTAGTGTAACAAGGTATATaagataaatacattttcttaaattttacagtttattcctgtaaaaaatTAAGCTCCCAATATGAATTATCCATTATTTTAACACTTTAATGCTGTAATTGTGACCTCATTGTACTGTTAATTGCATTACAAGTTTTCTGTGTCTAAGTTATAGGAATCTGTCAATTCTAGAAAGAAAGTTGATTTTCacataattttactttaaaaataacagttttgttttgtattttacaagaaatagctgggtttctttgtttttctgtttacatttttatgatatCATGATTTTACCGCATTCCGCTGTCAAttttacaaacaattttttaCAGTGTATAAATAAATGAGCACATTTATTAtggcggggggaaaaaaaacttacctTCCAACCCACTTCTGCTGTGTTTACTGTCTGCATTGAATTAATACATGATCCATACTTTCAGAATCATTGCAATAATTACCAAGTCTATCATGTTAAGTAAGGATAATATTGGCTTGTGATCATTGGTGAGCAGCAGCTATGAGGAGGTATCTAGCAAAGTAGGAGGTGGCTGATGTTTCCTTTAATAcaccctccacacacacacccacacccacagaGCCAGTATagcagcaatattattattgtgaggAGAGTGTACGCTATAGGAATGAGCGCTGAGGACTTAGCGAGGAGATTTGAGAGCTGGCTGCAGCAGGCCAAGACCATGAAGGAAGAGGAGAAGCTGTTCAGGTACAAGGGGGTCCTCTACCCCGTCACCATGTGCCCCCTGGAAAACCACCAAGCTCTGGAGGCCATGACGGCACGGGTGGATGACGTCCTGCTGGTGGCTTATCCCAAATGCGGTGAGATGTCGCAAAGCCTGTTTTGGGttttatgttgactttttattgaTATTCTTGCGCACCTTCACCAAACACACGGTAATAAAAATAGGAGTCAAAAACCACATTTGAGTAAAAATACAGACAGCTTCAAAATGGTACCTGAACtgatgcctgtttttttttaaatgttctccaTCGAATGTCGATGAGGGGAAgacacaggatggtccaaaagagttccttcctctagtccaggggtctcaaactcaatttacctgggggccactggagctagagtctgggcgaggctgggccgcatcaggttttccaaaaaaaaaacaaaaaaacgcatttattaaaaacagaaaaattaataaactttgctttggttccgattttctacaagaaaagcgctgataaaacattccactgttctcaaatatcttactttttatttttctgcacaaaattagatgaaaaataaataaacaaatcaagaataaagaaaatcaatcaatcagtaataaataaatataataataaaacggcaaataataaaaacttaagaaaccacatatagttggtgggtagacaaattattatttttttgattaatattaacaaagcattattagagccctgtagacatgacaaaacacgactatagtcacatttatactctttttatttacaacatattgcgcaactgcagggttttgagacacatgctaactcgcaaactagacagctagcgacctaaacggtagccttcaagttatttcctttaaacttaaatagccaaaaacttaccacttccacacggatagggaggataactattaacagttatttaacctttaacatgaacattaatcaaatgtaataattttttctgggtacatgataccatacagcatccatatcaaacttgcgcggaccgcactaacattaaactttcatatcaaggcgggggcctcaaactagtgtcctgcgggccacatttggcccacggcccgcgtgtttgagaccactgctctagtcattaccacacagaccagggccttcagacggcgtctgatggttattggactgcactctgcAGTTTTAGGGCAGAATTAGGCCACTTTGGATACGTACCGGTATGCATACTACAGTACTATGTGTACTAGTATGTGTACTAGGTTACATGTGTATATGTTTCAGGCTTTAATTGGATGTTTGGAGTGTTGAATAAGATCATCACCGAGGCCACAGGAAAGAAGATAGAAATCAGGATACCGCCACTTCTAGAGTTCTTCGGGGCGGATGTCTTACAGGTAGAagaacatgccgagggtggtctcctagctgtgaggcctgcgctaaccacttgttctcCGTGCCGCCATTTTACAACCAAAGTCAccatattacaataataatattaggagaaaaaacacGGTTATGCCTCAAAGCTCTTGTCGCCCCCTCCAGGCGCTAGATAAAAGCCCCTTGCTCAGGATTTTGGGGACCCACCTGCACCCCGACAACATCCCCACCTCCTTCTTCACCAAGAGAGTAAAGGTGAGCGTCCCATCAGCCACCTGTGACCTTGTTTGCCctctaaaattgtttttttttttgtcgccaTGCAGATCTTGGTCATCTTCAGGAACCCCAAGGACACGCTGGTGTCCTTCTATCACTTCTGCAAAAATTTCCCCATCCAACCATTTCCATCGTCATGGGAATCTTTCTACACCAACTTCATGTCTGGAGAAGGTGAGCCTCCTCGCTGGTTCTCCAGCTCAGCTGCTGCTAAAGTGGACTTTTTGTGGTGGTCTAGTTCCCTGGGGGTCCTACTTTGAGCACGCTTTGGCCTGGGAGAAGAGGATGGACGACCCCAATGTCATGCTGGTCACCTACGAGGAGCTCAAACAAGTAACAACCTTGGATGATATCACCCCACACTTGAACTTGATCAGCGAGAACAACCTGATCTTCACGCAGGACCTTGGCGAGGGACTCCGTCAAATATCATCCTTCTTGGGCTTCAAGCTGACTGAGGATCAGGTGCAGCAGGTGTCTGAGGGCGTCACCTTCGCCGCCATGAAGGAGACCGTCCTGGTGCCGCGTGCAATGAGAGGCATCATCTTCAGGCAAGGTGTGTGTCTGCATCCGAGATGTTCGACTTCATCAAGTCAGGAGAGGCTGTTTCATTGCAGGTGAGGTAGGAGACTGGAGGAACCACTTCACCGCAGAACAGAGCCAGCAGATGGACCGGGTCTTCAGCAAACACCTGGCGGGAACGCGGCTGGGACGCCGCCTCAAGTATGATGTCTACTGTCAGTAGGACGTGAGGGCGTGGTCGAGGATGCCAGGGGGAGGAAAACCTGGACCACATCCTAAACCACCTTCAAGATATGTATCCTGTTAGTCAAATCCCAGTTCAACTCTTGGCCAGGTCTGATCCCTGAGATAATAAACAAGTTTTGAAACAAATCTGCTCTTTTATacttgaattattcattcattcatcctggactggtggccagccaatgacagggcacatatagacaaacaaccattcacactcacattcatacctatggacaatttggagtggctaattaacctagcgtgtttttggaatgtgggaggaaacccggagaaaacccacgcatgcacggggagaacatgcaaactccacacagagatggccgagggtggaattgaactcctaactgtgaggtctgcgcgctaaccactcgaccgccgtgccgcccatactTGAAtcaatgaattttaaaaatatatattatacatcaATATCGTTATACAGTATAACAGCAAGTCTTCCAttccactaccaccaccgtattttactcttgctaggatgttctttttctgaaatgactTTTACACCAGAGGTAATGAGACGCACGTTAATATCCTgcggtcttcttcttctctttgatCATTATGCTGTTTTCAGGTGAGTTGCATATGTTTGCTTATTTCTCATGCCTTATTTCTCATGCATTTGTTTTGTGCATGATTGTATCATATGCCTTTGGCAGAATGAAAGACTTTTACCTGCATCTTGGGGGTCATCGCCTACACAAAACACCAGGCCACAATGTAACACTTCTGTCAGTTTAGAcagaaaatgtcttatttttgttgttattatttaatattacttttataATTAAGTTGAATATTTCAGaattacatttatatgtatataatcaA is a window encoding:
- the sult6b1 gene encoding sulfotransferase 6B1 isoform X1, encoding MFGVLNKIITEATGKKIEIRIPPLLEFFGADVLQALDKSPLLRILGTHLHPDNIPTSFFTKRVKILVIFRNPKDTLVSFYHFCKNFPIQPFPSSWESFYTNFMSGEVPWGSYFEHALAWEKRMDDPNVMLVTYEELKQDLGEGLRQISSFLGFKLTEDQVQQVSEGVTFAAMKETVLVPRAMRGIIFRQGEVGDWRNHFTAEQSQQMDRVFSKHLAGTRLGRRLKYDVYCQ
- the sult6b1 gene encoding sulfotransferase 6B1 isoform X2, with protein sequence MDGCTQTALDKSPLLRILGTHLHPDNIPTSFFTKRVKILVIFRNPKDTLVSFYHFCKNFPIQPFPSSWESFYTNFMSGEVPWGSYFEHALAWEKRMDDPNVMLVTYEELKQDLGEGLRQISSFLGFKLTEDQVQQVSEGVTFAAMKETVLVPRAMRGIIFRQGEVGDWRNHFTAEQSQQMDRVFSKHLAGTRLGRRLKYDVYCQ